TCTAACCCTTTACTCATCAACCTCTCTATTCTCTCATTCTTCTGGTCTCTTTCCATCAAAACCTCCTGAGAAAGAATTATAACTAAAGATATTAACAAGTAAAGAGTACTAATCATATGAAATAACTGTAAGGGTTGCCCTACAATTTATTCAATGCGTTTGTATTAGGTAAAAATTTAAGATTATTTATCTTACCTTTGCTCCATTGGGAACATTTTGAGTAAAAAAAGGAAGTACAGCTTTTCCTTTCACATCTGCTGCCAGGAGCATCCCGTTTGATTCAATTCCTCTTATAGTAGCTGGCTGAAGGTTTTTTAAAACGATTATTTTTTTCCCAATAAGTTCTTCCGCTGAATATTCCTGAGCAATTCCAGCCACCATGTTCCTTGTTTCTGTTCCTATGTCGACTTCTAATTTTAAGAGTTTCTCTGTTCCAAGAACTCTTTCTGCATTTTTTACCTCGCCCACAACCATTTCTATTCTTTTAAATTCATCTATTGTTATCATTTGCCTCCTCCTTTATTGTTGTGACACTCAAAATTGTCTTTGTTATTTATTTGTGTCACAACCTTTCCCTATGGGAGAAAGCCTCTCCCTGGACGCTTCGCTGAGCACCCCCAGACATAGGGGAGTTCCTTCCCCATGCTCCTTCAGTGTGCTTTAGGAGAAATTGTTCCTGTCCGAAGATATTTATATGGTACAGCACACTATTTATTCAGAGAAAAACTCTTTTGAATCTATTCTTGGAAACAATTGAAATGGCTCCTGAACCTTTAATGATTTTCTTTCTTTCCATTCAATTTCAGTTAAATTTAAATTTTCAATGTTTGTTTCAGGAAAAAAGACATTCCATATTTTTTCTGCTGACCCAGACATAACAGGGAAAAGAAATGGTGTTATCAGTCTTATGGATTCAAGTCCCTGGAAGAGAATCCTTCCAAGTCTTCCACTTTTTTTTTCTTTCTCAGAG
This is a stretch of genomic DNA from Acidobacteriota bacterium. It encodes these proteins:
- the metG gene encoding methionine--tRNA ligase subunit beta codes for the protein MITIDEFKRIEMVVGEVKNAERVLGTEKLLKLEVDIGTETRNMVAGIAQEYSAEELIGKKIIVLKNLQPATIRGIESNGMLLAADVKGKAVLPFFTQNVPNGAKVR